The genomic region TAAGGTTAGAAGTAACGTTAAAAGTGACGTTAAGGTTAAGGGTTGAGTATGGCGCTTTCACGACCACCAGAGCGGAAAACCGTGACTATCAACTCATCCAAGTTAACCAACGAGCGGGATATTAGAGACTTTATCAGCAAAGGCGGCACCGTCCCAGGCGACCATGACGCTGACCAGGACGAGGCGAAGAAAGTACAGTTACGGCTTTATCCAGTCACCATTAGTGATATTGACGCGGCCCGCGAGAAACGGAAGAAGGGCAAAAAGCTTTCCCGTCACGCCTGGATTCTGGCTGCGATTGAAGAGAAGCTAGTGCGCGACGGCTAGCGGTGATAGTCGCGCTGATCTCGCTGTAAGAATGTAGTCAAGTCTCAACTCAAAGGCGCGAGGGTGAGCGTCACTGTATGCATCCTTTCTGTATTTACTGATCCACCAAAATTTCCTATTGCCAAATTACCTTCTTCATCGACACTGACCTCAAAGACCAGCTTACCGCCGCGAGATTGATAGGGAAGCAAACCAGAGAGCTGCGCCCACTCTGCCGCGCCGATGCGGAGCGCGTCCAGTCCAGTGATCAGTGCATATTCCATGTCATTCACAGCTTTCGTGAAACTGGCTTGGTGAGTTTTGCGTTCCCAAGAGAGCGAAAGCGTTTGTGTTTGAGCGTTACTGTAATTGCCTTCTAGCGTGATGAGCTTCCATTCAACGCCACCCTTTACTGCTTCGCCCAGTACGGTTTTTAGCTCAATATCTATCTGCTGGACGATCAGCACATTATTATTACTGTCGTTCTCCCGTTCGAAATCTTGGGCAATGGTTTTTTGAACTGACCCTACAAACTCCAGCACCGATACTGCGCTATTGGACATGGGTATGCTCCTCCGGTGGCCTTGACTGTCAGAAGCCATGCCGCAGACCAAGGGGCACAGCCAGGCAACGCATGGGAGTGTGAAGCTTCCCAGTGAGCAGGGTCCTTAGGTACATACACCTTACACAAATCGGCGTGACCGCGTCGATGGGCAGACGGGCCAACTCTGCATGGTCAAGATGATGAATGCGCTAACCTAAACTCAGCAGTCTCACGGCAAAAGCGAACGTCACCCACTCCCGCAAAAGAAAAGGTGACGTTCAAGCAGCCAGGGGCGACCCTGAGCCACTAGTTTAACCTCTAGCGGCCAGGGTACAAGGGGCAATAGCTTGCACTCTCTCCTCACCGAAGTTTTAGACCGCGCCCGCGCCGCCGTCCTGAGCAACGCCGCTCAGCTTCCCA from Deinococcus detaillensis harbors:
- a CDS encoding trypco2 family protein, which translates into the protein MSNSAVSVLEFVGSVQKTIAQDFERENDSNNNVLIVQQIDIELKTVLGEAVKGGVEWKLITLEGNYSNAQTQTLSLSWERKTHQASFTKAVNDMEYALITGLDALRIGAAEWAQLSGLLPYQSRGGKLVFEVSVDEEGNLAIGNFGGSVNTERMHTVTLTLAPLS